The sequence CCTTTGACGATGTGGTGGCGCTGATCACCTCGCCCGGCATTCCGCATCTGTATCCGAAACCCAATCCGGTGATCCGCGCCGCGATGGAGGCCGGGGTGCCGGTGGACAATGATATCGGCTTGTTCTTCCGTTCCTTTGCCGACGCTGAGTGGCAGATGCACGACCAGCCGCCCCGGGTGGTTGCGGTCACGGGATCGAACGGCAAATCGACCACGGTGGCGCTCTTGCATCACATCCTGCAGGAGGCGGGCCGCGAGAGCCAGCTGGCGGGCAACATCGGCCGCGGTGTGCTGGACATCGACCCGCCGGGCGAGGGCGGCGTGGTGGTCTTGGAGCTGTCGAGCTATCAGACGGAGCTTGCCCGCGCGCTGACCCCGGATGTGGCGGTGTTCACCAACCTGTCGCCCGACCATCTGGACCGGCACGGCGGCATGGGCGGCTATTTCGCCGCCAAGCGCCGCCTGTTCGCCGAGGGCGGCCCGGACCGTGCAGTCATCGGCATCGACGAGGACGAGGGGCTGTTCCTGGCGGGCCAGCTGTCCGAGGGCGCCAGCGACGACCGTGTGATCCGCATTTCCGCGACGCATAAGCTGACCGGGCCGGGCTGGCAGGTCTTTGCAAAGAAGGGCTTCTTGAGCGAGTACCGCAAGGGGCGGCAGGCGGCCTCCATCGACCTGCGCGGGATGATGGGGCTGCCGGGGGCGCACAACCACCAGAACGCCTGCGCAGCCTATGCGGCGGCGCGCACCCTGGGGCTGGCGCCGCGGCTGATCGGCGATGCGATGGCCACCTTCCCCGGCCTGCCGCACCGCAGCCAGACCATCGCTGAGGCAGGCGGCGTGCGCTATGTGAATGACAGCAAGGCGACCAATGTGGACAGTGCGGTCAAAGCCTTGAGTGCCTTCAAGAACATCCGCTGGATCTGCGGCGGGCTGGAAAAGGACGGCGGTCTGGACGCCTTGAAAGGGCGGACTGGCAACGTGGTGAAGGCCTATGTGATCGGCCGCGAGGCGGCGGGTTTTGCCCTGCAGCTGGATGTGGAAGCAGACGTCTGCACCACCATGGCGGCAGCGGTGGAACGGGCGATGGCGGACGCGCAAGACGGCGACACCGTGCTGCTGGCGCCTGCCGCGGCGAGCTTTGACCAGTACGATAACTTCGAGCAGCGCGGCGAGGATTTTACCGCGGAAGTGAAGACGCGGCTGGGGTGAGGAGAGCGGGGAAAGGGGCTTCAGGCTCACCTAAGCGGAAAATCCGCGTCGCACCCGCCTTCACGTGTCCTGTGCCTGTCAAAGCTGCCGCGCGCGGCCAAGGGAAATAGCGGTATCCGCCTGCGGCGGAGCCTCCGCGATTTCCCTTGACCCCGCCCGTCATCCCTGGCCGCCTTTGCCCAAGCGAAGGCGGCTCCGAAGCGGAAAGCTCCGGAAGGTGCGGTGCCTGGCTGTCCGCGGCAGTGGCTGAGCGTCAGTCAGCGGCGGGTATTGCTGTCTCCGCTGACAGGATGCTGAAATAGCCGGGGAGGAGGTCATGCAGCCGCTGGCGGCCTTCTGCGGTGAGAAAGACCTCCTTGGAGCGCCCGTCTGTCCGGCTTGCGGCGAGCTGTATCAGGCTGTCCTGCTCCAGTGCGTGCAATGTCCTGCTGAGCACCGGCTTGGAGATATCTATCCGCTGCGCGATTTCATTCGGCGTCAGCGACTGGCGCTCCGGTTCCCGGTCGATCACGATCAGCACCAGGAACCGCAGCTGCGACAGCCCATGAGCGGCGAAATAGCCGTCGAGCCTGCGGATGAGGAGACTGGCGCGCCGCATCATCACAAGGGCGCCGGTTATCTGCGCAGGGTCCGCGCCGCAGGGAGCGGCGAAGGCTTCGACCATCTGCTGCGACGGGAGCTCCTTGAGGAAGAACACTGGCGGTCAGGCCAGCGGCGTCATTTTGTGGATTTCAACCGGTGCCGCCAGCCAGTCCTCGTATTTGGCGAAGATCGGGGTGATGTAGGGGGCGGCGTAGTGTTCTGCCAGGGCGTCGTCGCTGGCCCATTCCTCGTCCAGGTAGAAACAGCCGCCATCGCGGCCCTCGAGCAGATTGAACTTCAGGCAGCCCGGCTCGGCGCGTGTCTTGGCGAGAATGCTGAGCAGGCTGTCCCGGACCGCGTCCGCATGGTCCGGCTTTGGCGTGATTTTGGCGATCAGCTGAAAGGGGGCGGTCATGGGAAACTCCTTTTAAGTTATCATGGCAACTAAATAGCAGGCAGGCACCTTGGTGTAAAGCCGCGCTCAGCCCTTGGCGGCGATGGCGGTGCCTGCGGCAAAGCCTGATGACCAGGCCCATTGGAAGTTGTAGCCGCCAAGCCAGCCAGTCACGTCCACGGCTTCGCCGATGGCATAGAGGCCGGGGGCGTTTTTGGCTTTCATGGTTTTGGAGGAAAGGCCGTCCGTGCAGATGCCGCCCAGGGTGACTTCGGCAGTGCGGTATCCTTCGGTGCCGGCGGGCAGCAGGCGCCAGTTTTGCAGCGCGTCGCGCAGCGCGGTGAGTGCGGCGTCGGACTGGTCGGCGAGGCGGCCCTTCAGGCCAAGCTGGGGCGTGAGGAACTCCACCAGCTTGCCGGGCAGGTGGCGGGAGAGTTCGGTGGTCAGGTCGCGGCGGCCCTCGGCCTGGCGCTGCTCGCGCAGGAGATCGAAAAGCGGCGTTTCCGGGATCAGGTTCACCGTGATCTCCTCGCCCTCGCGCCAGTAGGAGGAGAGCTGCAGCACCGAGGGCCCCGAGAGGCCGCGGTGGGTGAACAGCAGGGCCTCGTCAAAGGCGGTGCGGTGGTTGCTGAGGCGCGCAGGCAGGGCGGTGCCGGCCAGCGGCTGGAAGCGCCCGTCGGGGAAGGTGAAGGGCACCAGCGCCGGGCGCGTGTCCGTCACCTCCAGCCCGAACTGGCGGGCGAGGTCGTATGCAAGCCCGGTGGCACCCATCTTGGGGATCGACTTGCCGCCGGTGGCCAGCACCAGGTTGCGGCAGGTGACGGTCTGCGGCTGGCCCTCCCGCAGCAGCTGGACGCGGAAGCCTTCTGCAGTTTGTTCGGCGGATTCCACCGCGGTCTGCAGCCACAGGTCCGCGCCTGCCTGCGCCATCTCCTGCGTCAGCATGGCGATGATCTGCTTGGCGGAGCCGTCGCAGAACAGCTGGCCCAGGGTTTTCTCGTGCCAGGCGATGCCGTGGCGGCTGACCAGTTCGATAAAGTCCCACTGGGTATAGCGGGCCAGCGCCGACTTGCAGAAATGCGGATTGGCGGAAAGGTAGTTCTTCGCCTCTGCATACATGTTGGTGAAATTGCAGCGGCCGCCGCCGGAAATGCGGATCTTTTCGCCCGGCGCCTTGGCGTGGTCGATCACCAGGGTGCTGCCGCCCGCGTAGCGCGCGCACATCATGCCAGCTGCGCCGGCGCCGAGAATCAGGGTGTTTATCTGCATGGCGGGCATCGACCACGGAACCGGCGCCGGCGCAAGGGGGAGGGCCGGGCGGCGGGCATTTGCGGATTGCCGCCGGCGTGCGGGCAGCTTCTTGCCTGTCAAGACGGGGGTGCGGCACGGCGGTGGGATTCCGCCGAAGGGCGTTCTTTTTCTGGCGCCATCGCTCACGAATCGTTACAGTTTAGGTGAGACCCCGAAAAATGGGGCGGAGCGAGGCAATTAGTGGCGGTATTCCCATGACTGAGATGGTCTATGGCGCGGTTCCTGTGCGGGCAGGCGAGCCGATCCTTCCGAAATGGTGGCGGACGCTGGATAAATGGACGATGTCCTGCATCCTGATGCTGTTCGTGATCGGCCTGCTCCTGGGGCTTGCCGCCTCGGTGCCGTTGGCGGAGCGGAACGGGTTCGGCAATTTCCACTATGTGCAGCGGCAGGCGGTGTTCGGGCTGACGGCGCTGGCCGCGATGCTGATCACCTCGGTGATGTCGCCGACGCTGGTGCGGCGGCTGGCGGTGGTCGGCTTTGCCGTGGCCTTTGTGGCGCTGGCGTTTCTGCCCATTTTCGGCACCGATTTCGGCAAGGGCGCGGTGCGCTGGTACAGCTTGGGCTTTGCCTCGCTGCAGCCGTCGGAGTTCCTGAAGCCGGGTTTCATCGTCGTTGCGGCCTGGATGATTGCCGCCAGCCAGCAGATCAACGGCCCGCCGGGCACGCTGATGTCCTTTGCGCTGTGCATGATGGTGGTGATGATGCTGGTCCTGCAGCCCGATTTCGGCCAGGCGAGCCTGATCCTGTTCGGCTGGGGGGTGATGTACTTCGTGGCAGGCGCGCCGATGCTGCTCTTGGTCTGCATGGCCGCGGTGGTCGTGCTGGGCGGTATCTTTGCCTATAACAGCTCGGAACACTTTGCCCGCCGCATCGACGGCTTTCTGAACCCCGATGTCGATCCCACAACCCAGCTGGGCTATGCCACCAATGCGATCCGCGAGGGCGGGCTGTTCGGCGTCGGCGTTGGCGAGGGGCAGGTGAAATGGTCGTTGCCGGATGCCCATACCGATTTCATCGTCGCCGTCGCGGCTGAGGAATACGGGCTGGTTCTGGTTGCGGTGCTGATCGTGCTTTACGCCTCCATCGTGGTGCGCTCGCTGTTCCGGCTGATGCGCGAGCGCGATACCTTCATCCGTCTGGCAGGCACGGGCCTCGTGTGCATGTTCGGCGTTCAGGCGATGATCAACATGGGTGTTGCGGTGCGGCTGCTGCCTGCCAAAGGCATGACTTTGCCGTTTGTCAGCTACGGCGGATCCTCGCTGATTGCCACCGGGATCGCAGTGGGTATGCTCCTGGCCTTTACCCGGACGCGCCCGCAGGGCGGGATTGCCGATTACCTGAATGGCCGCGGCCGCTGACGAGATTTGGAAAGAGACCACCTGGGATGGCACATAAGCTGCTTTTGATGGCTGCCGGCGGAACCGGCGGCCATATGTTTCCTGCACAGGCGCTGGCCGAGGCGATGCTGGCGCGCGGCTGGCGGGTGAAGCTGTCAACCGATGCACGCGGGGCGCGCTACACCGCGGCGTTTCCAAGCGCGGTGGAGATTTCCGAGGTCTCCTCGGCCACCTTCGCCCGCGGCGGGCTGCTGGCCAAGGCGCTGGCGGGGCCGAAGATCGCGGCTGGCGTGCTGTCTATGGCAGCGCAGATGCGGCGCGAGCGCCCGG is a genomic window of Leisingera caerulea DSM 24564 containing:
- the murD gene encoding UDP-N-acetylmuramoyl-L-alanine--D-glutamate ligase, whose translation is MIPVKGYEGAKLAVLGLGRSGLATARAVRAGGAEALCWDDNPAARESAEAEGFTCRDLHKGGAFDDVVALITSPGIPHLYPKPNPVIRAAMEAGVPVDNDIGLFFRSFADAEWQMHDQPPRVVAVTGSNGKSTTVALLHHILQEAGRESQLAGNIGRGVLDIDPPGEGGVVVLELSSYQTELARALTPDVAVFTNLSPDHLDRHGGMGGYFAAKRRLFAEGGPDRAVIGIDEDEGLFLAGQLSEGASDDRVIRISATHKLTGPGWQVFAKKGFLSEYRKGRQAASIDLRGMMGLPGAHNHQNACAAYAAARTLGLAPRLIGDAMATFPGLPHRSQTIAEAGGVRYVNDSKATNVDSAVKALSAFKNIRWICGGLEKDGGLDALKGRTGNVVKAYVIGREAAGFALQLDVEADVCTTMAAAVERAMADAQDGDTVLLAPAAASFDQYDNFEQRGEDFTAEVKTRLG
- a CDS encoding putative quinol monooxygenase, coding for MTAPFQLIAKITPKPDHADAVRDSLLSILAKTRAEPGCLKFNLLEGRDGGCFYLDEEWASDDALAEHYAAPYITPIFAKYEDWLAAPVEIHKMTPLA
- a CDS encoding MarR family winged helix-turn-helix transcriptional regulator — encoded protein: MFFLKELPSQQMVEAFAAPCGADPAQITGALVMMRRASLLIRRLDGYFAAHGLSQLRFLVLIVIDREPERQSLTPNEIAQRIDISKPVLSRTLHALEQDSLIQLAASRTDGRSKEVFLTAEGRQRLHDLLPGYFSILSAETAIPAAD
- a CDS encoding BaiN/RdsA family NAD(P)/FAD-dependent oxidoreductase; this translates as MQINTLILGAGAAGMMCARYAGGSTLVIDHAKAPGEKIRISGGGRCNFTNMYAEAKNYLSANPHFCKSALARYTQWDFIELVSRHGIAWHEKTLGQLFCDGSAKQIIAMLTQEMAQAGADLWLQTAVESAEQTAEGFRVQLLREGQPQTVTCRNLVLATGGKSIPKMGATGLAYDLARQFGLEVTDTRPALVPFTFPDGRFQPLAGTALPARLSNHRTAFDEALLFTHRGLSGPSVLQLSSYWREGEEITVNLIPETPLFDLLREQRQAEGRRDLTTELSRHLPGKLVEFLTPQLGLKGRLADQSDAALTALRDALQNWRLLPAGTEGYRTAEVTLGGICTDGLSSKTMKAKNAPGLYAIGEAVDVTGWLGGYNFQWAWSSGFAAGTAIAAKG
- the ftsW gene encoding putative lipid II flippase FtsW; translated protein: MTEMVYGAVPVRAGEPILPKWWRTLDKWTMSCILMLFVIGLLLGLAASVPLAERNGFGNFHYVQRQAVFGLTALAAMLITSVMSPTLVRRLAVVGFAVAFVALAFLPIFGTDFGKGAVRWYSLGFASLQPSEFLKPGFIVVAAWMIAASQQINGPPGTLMSFALCMMVVMMLVLQPDFGQASLILFGWGVMYFVAGAPMLLLVCMAAVVVLGGIFAYNSSEHFARRIDGFLNPDVDPTTQLGYATNAIREGGLFGVGVGEGQVKWSLPDAHTDFIVAVAAEEYGLVLVAVLIVLYASIVVRSLFRLMRERDTFIRLAGTGLVCMFGVQAMINMGVAVRLLPAKGMTLPFVSYGGSSLIATGIAVGMLLAFTRTRPQGGIADYLNGRGR